DNA sequence from the Entomomonas asaccharolytica genome:
TGGCTGTATTACTGCACCAGGCCGATTCTTAATGGCGCCTATTTTGACACCAATGGTTGAATTTATTCAGCGTTATCGTTGGCAGGCATTATTAATCCTAGCCATTGTTTCTACCTATAAATTAGCTGATACCATGCCACTCAATATGATCGATGTTTTTTTATTAAAGCATGGTTTTAGTCAAAATATCATTGCGATTGTAGTAAAAGGGTTCGGCATTGTATTAACCATTATTGGTGCAGCGTTTAGTGTCTTTTTAATTAATAAATTTAGAATTATGCCAGTATTGTTTTTTGGTGGTATGGCCTGTGCTTTTACTAATCTGTTATATATTTTATTAATAAATGATCAGGGAAGTATTGCTGTATTAACTGCTGGTGAGTATGGTTATTTCTTAGTTCATGACAGTGTCGCCTTTTATGGTGCGATACAACCGGTTGCTAGCATTTGGGAGCAGGTATTAAACTTTGATCCATCTATATGGACTTTAATAACCATTGTTGTATTTGATAGTTTAAGTTCTGGTATTGCAGTATCTGCCTTATTAGCGTATCTCTCAGGGTTAACTAATATAAAGTTCTCGGCTACACAATATGCGATGCTGAGTTCTGTGATGTTGCTTCTTCCTAAATTTATGGGTGGTTATTCAGGAAGAATTCTGACCTATTATGATTATGATTATCAAAAGTTTTTTTGGATTTGTGTACTATTAGGTCTACCCACTTTATTGTTTATTGGTTGGGCATGGTTGAGACAAGAGCATCATAATGTTAATAATTAGTAGCATAATTGCTAAGTTAAATTCCTAAATAAACATGCTAAAATAATGGGAATTAGTTTTTGTTAGAGGTTAATAACCTCTTTTTTATTTTGAACTACTCAATTAAAGTGTGGATATTTATGCCTATGCAATTCAGAAAAGCCGTTTTATTGTGTTGTTTAACCTTTTTTTCAGTAACTGGCTTTGCTGCTGAAAAAACCATAAATAAGCCAGTTTATGGTCGTTATGAAAAGATTAAAATGATGGATCTTAATGGTGCTTTAATTCCTGCTAAGATTGATACAGGTGCTATGACAGCTTCCTTGAGTGCTACTGATATTAAAATGTTCAAAAAAGACGGAGAGGATTGGGTACGTTTTACTCCACAGGTAAAAGGACAAAAGCTCAGTGCTGTAGAACTTCCATTAGTACGTGTTGGTAAAATTAAGCGCCGTGCAGCAGATATAAGTGATGTTACTATAGATTCTGAGGATGATTCAGATGAGGAAGATCCAAACTATACTTATCGCCCAGAAGTCGAAATGAAAGTATGTATTGGTGACCAACTAAAAACCATTAATGTTAATTTAACTGATCGTAGTTCTTTTAGTTATCCTTTATTAATTGGTGCAAAGGCTCTGAGACAGTTCAAAGCAGTAGTTGATCCAAGTTTAAAATATCAATTAAAAGCTACTTGTGCAGTTAAATAGAAAAATTAGAAAAGAAAAGTTCTGTTAATGGAAATAATATGCGTGCACTGACATTACATTTAAAAATTCTTATTGCTATATTGGTAGGTATTGGACTATTTTCCATAGCTTATCAAGTTTTTGTATTGAAAATCCCTGTACAAGAGAATGAGCGGGGTAATTATTGGACCATTGATGCTAAAATAGATTTTTACGTACGTGGTTCTAAACCTGTACGCGTACAATTTTTTGTACCTTCTGAACAAAATGGTTATCTTAGGTATATTAAGTCAACGGATAGTTTATTAGCGAAAGACTATGGTAGTAGCATTGAAGAAGATACCTATGGTAATCAATTATTAACTTTATCATCACGTCGTGAATCAGGCTTACAAACCCTTTATTATCGTTTGGCGTTAACTGAACGCGATAGTTTAACCACACCCAAACCAATTAAAGGTAAAACTTGGCGCGAAAGTATTCCCTTAACAGAACAACAACAAGTTGCTACTAAAACATTAATTGATAATATTCGTCAGAAATCTCTAGATACTGCAACATTTATTACAGCAGCTATTAAAGCAGTAGGTGATGTAAAGAATGATAATGTTAGCCTGTTATTGGATAATAATAATACAATTGATAATAAGGTAAATGTATTAGAGTTATTGTTATCACAAGCACATATACCTATTCAACGCGTTCATACGGTTCGTTTGATAAGAGGAACAAATCAAAAGCCAGAGCTTTGGATTAGAAGTTATATTGCACCAACTGTTGTTAAATCGAATGCAGATAAAAATACTAACAAAACAACTACTGCTAATAATACAGGTTCATGGGTTTATTTTAACCCCGAAACGGGTAAAACGGGTTTACCTGATGACCGTATAATTTGGTGGGTAGGTGATGATGAATTATTAAGTGTTGATAATGGTAGCCAAGCAAAAGTAACCTTTAGTATTGATAACTCAGAGTTAGCTGCTAAAGGTATTATCTCACAAATGGCTAATCAGAAAGATGCAAGTAGTTTTATTACTTACTCTTTATATAGCTTACCTATCCAAGTACAAGATACCTATAGTGTCATGATTATGATTCCTATAGGGGTTTTAGTTATTTTGATATTACGCAATATTGTAGGCTTACAAACATTAGGTACTTTTACCCCTGTACTGATAGCGCTAGCCTTTAGAGAAACAGGCTTAGGTTTTGGTATTTGTCTATTTACAGTTATTGTTGCCCTTGGTTTATCTGTTCGTTCTTATTTAGAGCATTTGAAACTGCAAATGTTACCAAGGCTTTCAGTCGTATTAACCTTTGTCGTGGTATTGATTGCTGCAATTAGTTTATTTAGCCATAAGTTAGGCTTAGAGCAAGGGTTATCCGTTACTCTATTCCCTATGGTTATTTTAACAATGACGATTGAACGACTTTCAATTACGTGGGAAGAGCGTGGCGGTACCAATGCCTTTAAAGTGGGTGTAGGTACACTATTTGCGGCTTCTTTAGCTTATTTAGTTATGAAGATTCCTGCTTTAGTTTATTTTATATTTACCTTCCCTGGAATTTTATTAATATTGGTAGGGTTTATGCTTGCAATGGGTCGTTATCGTGGTTATCGCTTAACAGAACTACGTCGTTTTAAAGCTCTGTTAAAAGAGGATTAATTGCATGTTGTCATTGTGGAGAACGTGGAAGCAATTAAAAGCCCGAGGTATTATGGGAATTAATCAGCGTAATGGCGATTATATTCTCAAGTACAATAAGCGCGAATATTATCCAGTAGTGGATGATAAGATTATTACTAAAATGCGTGCTATAGAAGAAGGTATACATGTGCCAGAGCTTTATGGCATTATTGAAACAGAGCACGATATTAGTAAACTCAACACCATTTTAGCAGGACGTACTGATTTTGTTATCAAACCAGCGCAGGGTGCTGGGGGTGATGGTATTATCGTTATTGCTGATAAATTTGACGAAAAAAGATATAAAACAGTTTCTGGACGTATGATTTCTCATTCAGAAATTGAATATCAAATTTCCAGTATCTTGACTGGATTGTATTCACTAGGAGGCATGAGAGATCGTGCGCTTATTGAATACCGTGTAACACCAGACTCTATTTTTAATAGTATCAGTTATGAAGGTGTACCTGATATCCGTATTATTGTATTAATGGGTTATCCTGTGATGGCTATGTTACGCTTGCCCACTCGGCAATCAAGTGGTAAAGCTAATCTTCATCAGGGGGCAATCGGGGTCGGTGTAGATTTAGCCAGTGGTGTCACCTTAAAAGGTACATGGTTAAATGAGAAAATAGATAAACACCCTGATACCAACAACTTTGTTAGTGGCGTACAGTTGCCAGATTGGGATAATTTTATGCGTCTGGCTACTCGCTGTTATGAACTTTCTGGGCTAGGCTATATTGGCGTTGATATGGTATTAGATAAAGATCAAGGCCCACTAATTTTAGAGCTTAATGCCCGTCCTGGTTTAAATATACAAATTGCTAATGACACAGGTTTGGCAATGCGTAATAAGATTGTTGAAGCGCATATAGCAGCCTTAAAGAAAAAACAACGTGTAGAAACTCCTGAGGAAAGAATGCGTTTTTCTCAGGAGCATTTTGCAGTAAATTTTAATAAATAGTTTGTTAAAGTATGATTAGTTGTACCCAAGCTATCTTATCTATTATTAACAATATCAATAATAGATAAGATAGCTTGGGTATTTTTGATATAATGCTGTATATTATGGCGAAGAGTCGACTATACTAACGCATTAATCACAATTATGGATTGTTGTTGATGAATAAAATAATTTATCTTATTGTTGCTGTTTTAGTTATTGGTGGCATTGTTATGTTCCAAACGGGGGGGGATAACACAGCTACGCCTACTGTAATAGTAAATTATAAGGAAGGCGAAATCATTGCTCAAAACAGTGAATATTATCGTAAGTTTATGGGCAAAAATACTGATAACTTCTATGTAGTACAGGATTTTTACTCAGGATTTGATACTAAACTTACTAATCCATTTACTTTAACCAGAGCCGAACACTTAACACGATTACCTACTACTGCCATTAACGATAGTGGTTATTATGCTTCTCTATCAATTTATCGGACTTTCCGCCTATGGACAAAAGAGGGCGACCCTATTGAAGAGTTGAACTTTATGGACGGTAAAGTCGATGGTCCAGCAATCAAATGGTATCCTAATGGACAGCAAATGTATCAGCGTTATTACAAGGGTAATGTGCCTGATGGATTATGGTCAGAGTGGTATGCAAATGGTCAATTAAAGTCAGAAGGACTATATGCAGATAATAAACAAATAGGCCCTTGGCGCATATGGTTTGAAGATGGATCACTAACCAGTGAGGTTTTTTATACAGATGGTATAAAAGATGGTTCATCAGTAGTTTATAACCAAGCGAGAGTAAAGCTTGAAGAAGGTAATTATCGCCAAGGAAAGAAACAAGGGATGTGGCATTTTTCTGATCAGTTAGGCGAAAACAGTTGGCAAGGAGAATATCAGGATGATATGCCAATAGGAAAATGGCAATGGTTCTTTGAAGATAGGAAGATAACTGAAGGTGAATATCAAAATGGATTGAAAGAAGGTATATGGACAGAATAC
Encoded proteins:
- a CDS encoding ATP-dependent zinc protease family protein — its product is MQFRKAVLLCCLTFFSVTGFAAEKTINKPVYGRYEKIKMMDLNGALIPAKIDTGAMTASLSATDIKMFKKDGEDWVRFTPQVKGQKLSAVELPLVRVGKIKRRAADISDVTIDSEDDSDEEDPNYTYRPEVEMKVCIGDQLKTINVNLTDRSSFSYPLLIGAKALRQFKAVVDPSLKYQLKATCAVK
- a CDS encoding UUP1 family membrane protein, coding for MRALTLHLKILIAILVGIGLFSIAYQVFVLKIPVQENERGNYWTIDAKIDFYVRGSKPVRVQFFVPSEQNGYLRYIKSTDSLLAKDYGSSIEEDTYGNQLLTLSSRRESGLQTLYYRLALTERDSLTTPKPIKGKTWRESIPLTEQQQVATKTLIDNIRQKSLDTATFITAAIKAVGDVKNDNVSLLLDNNNTIDNKVNVLELLLSQAHIPIQRVHTVRLIRGTNQKPELWIRSYIAPTVVKSNADKNTNKTTTANNTGSWVYFNPETGKTGLPDDRIIWWVGDDELLSVDNGSQAKVTFSIDNSELAAKGIISQMANQKDASSFITYSLYSLPIQVQDTYSVMIMIPIGVLVILILRNIVGLQTLGTFTPVLIALAFRETGLGFGICLFTVIVALGLSVRSYLEHLKLQMLPRLSVVLTFVVVLIAAISLFSHKLGLEQGLSVTLFPMVILTMTIERLSITWEERGGTNAFKVGVGTLFAASLAYLVMKIPALVYFIFTFPGILLILVGFMLAMGRYRGYRLTELRRFKALLKED
- a CDS encoding alpha-L-glutamate ligase-like protein encodes the protein MLSLWRTWKQLKARGIMGINQRNGDYILKYNKREYYPVVDDKIITKMRAIEEGIHVPELYGIIETEHDISKLNTILAGRTDFVIKPAQGAGGDGIIVIADKFDEKRYKTVSGRMISHSEIEYQISSILTGLYSLGGMRDRALIEYRVTPDSIFNSISYEGVPDIRIIVLMGYPVMAMLRLPTRQSSGKANLHQGAIGVGVDLASGVTLKGTWLNEKIDKHPDTNNFVSGVQLPDWDNFMRLATRCYELSGLGYIGVDMVLDKDQGPLILELNARPGLNIQIANDTGLAMRNKIVEAHIAALKKKQRVETPEERMRFSQEHFAVNFNK
- a CDS encoding toxin-antitoxin system YwqK family antitoxin — encoded protein: MNKIIYLIVAVLVIGGIVMFQTGGDNTATPTVIVNYKEGEIIAQNSEYYRKFMGKNTDNFYVVQDFYSGFDTKLTNPFTLTRAEHLTRLPTTAINDSGYYASLSIYRTFRLWTKEGDPIEELNFMDGKVDGPAIKWYPNGQQMYQRYYKGNVPDGLWSEWYANGQLKSEGLYADNKQIGPWRIWFEDGSLTSEVFYTDGIKDGSSVVYNQARVKLEEGNYRQGKKQGMWHFSDQLGENSWQGEYQDDMPIGKWQWFFEDRKITEGEYQNGLKEGIWTEYDGNDNKTKEITYRKGQKVSEKTFEKSEPEPETEETTDL